The following coding sequences are from one Enterococcus sp. 4G2_DIV0659 window:
- a CDS encoding AAA family ATPase, which translates to MQRTLDLTELLNYIDPASLDYQEWVNVGMALKQEGYTAEDWDEWSHNDNRYHPGECLKKWETFKGTGLPVTGATITQLAKENGWQSSYSDDDSFLDWNDSFIATDVDKGYKLVKTDWVMGKEIQEPKHWNPSQEIIDYLEAVFSPGDIISYVNDGYLHKNGDIEKWLPKSGVYTKTAGDLIEGLRKYNGDIGAVMGDPNPACGAWVRFNPLDGEGIKNTNVVDFRYALVESDSMKIEQQHEILRELELPIVALTYSGGKSLHAIVKVDAVNYPQYQERVDYLYKIVEKNGLRVDKQNKNPSRLTRLPGFIRGDKKQFLIAKNIGKGSWEEWQEYIEDMNDNLPDPESLADIFDTEIELAPELIKGVLRQGHKMLIAGPSKAGKSFLLMQLVIAIAEGTNWMGFPCTQGKVLYVNLELDANSAKNRIVEIYNRLGNGHENVANIDIWNLRGKTSPMDKLAPKLIRRAQKAGYIAVVIDPIYKVLTGDENSAHEMANFTNQFDKIATELGCAVIYCHHHSKGSQGGKNSMDRSSGSGVFARDPDAILDLIELPVTEDRYMVLENQAICDTYSRAIKFYNPSYDEIGLDDQLSKKQMSHHLMTAIQAQPTLAIIEQERQKAVEAARQCSAWRLNGTLREFPRFKTVNAWFKFPVHILDDSLQDVQIEENANDKWKKGVQKSNESRSEKSNRELEEAFNILSPNGEAIGVNEVADYLDIKRNSVYTRVKKHGKFEINSGEMTRIENDK; encoded by the coding sequence ATGCAAAGAACACTTGATCTAACTGAACTACTAAACTACATTGATCCAGCAAGTCTGGATTATCAAGAATGGGTCAATGTGGGTATGGCTTTAAAACAAGAAGGTTACACTGCAGAAGACTGGGACGAATGGAGCCACAACGACAACAGATATCATCCTGGCGAATGTTTAAAGAAATGGGAAACATTTAAAGGTACTGGATTACCAGTAACTGGAGCTACAATCACACAACTAGCGAAAGAAAATGGATGGCAAAGCTCCTACTCTGATGACGATTCTTTTCTTGATTGGAATGATAGTTTCATCGCTACTGATGTAGATAAGGGCTATAAACTAGTAAAAACTGATTGGGTCATGGGAAAAGAAATTCAAGAACCAAAACATTGGAATCCATCCCAAGAGATTATCGATTACTTAGAAGCTGTTTTTTCTCCTGGGGATATTATCAGTTATGTAAATGATGGCTATCTGCATAAAAATGGTGATATTGAAAAATGGCTTCCTAAGTCTGGGGTATATACAAAAACGGCTGGTGATCTCATTGAAGGGTTAAGAAAGTACAACGGAGACATCGGTGCAGTCATGGGAGATCCTAATCCAGCATGTGGTGCTTGGGTTCGTTTCAATCCACTTGATGGCGAAGGAATCAAAAATACTAATGTAGTTGATTTCAGATATGCTCTAGTTGAATCAGACAGCATGAAAATTGAGCAGCAGCATGAAATCCTTAGAGAACTTGAGTTGCCAATTGTCGCACTGACTTATTCAGGAGGAAAAAGCCTTCACGCAATCGTGAAAGTTGATGCCGTTAATTACCCACAGTATCAAGAACGAGTTGATTACTTATACAAGATAGTAGAAAAAAACGGTCTTAGAGTAGATAAACAGAACAAGAATCCTTCTAGACTAACAAGATTACCAGGATTTATCAGAGGCGATAAAAAGCAATTCCTCATTGCAAAAAATATAGGTAAAGGTTCATGGGAAGAATGGCAAGAATATATCGAAGACATGAACGATAACTTGCCAGATCCCGAAAGTCTAGCTGATATCTTTGATACTGAAATTGAGCTAGCTCCTGAATTAATCAAAGGCGTTCTGCGTCAAGGTCATAAAATGTTAATTGCTGGACCTAGTAAGGCCGGTAAGTCGTTTCTGTTGATGCAGTTGGTTATTGCAATCGCTGAAGGTACTAACTGGATGGGATTCCCATGTACTCAAGGTAAAGTTCTATACGTGAATCTGGAGCTTGACGCCAATTCAGCCAAAAATAGAATTGTTGAGATTTATAATCGTTTAGGCAATGGTCATGAGAATGTAGCTAATATTGATATTTGGAATTTACGTGGTAAAACAAGTCCGATGGACAAGTTAGCTCCTAAATTAATCAGACGTGCTCAAAAAGCTGGGTACATTGCAGTAGTGATCGATCCAATTTATAAAGTATTGACGGGTGACGAAAACAGCGCTCATGAAATGGCCAACTTTACGAATCAATTTGACAAGATAGCAACAGAACTTGGTTGTGCGGTTATCTATTGTCATCACCACAGCAAAGGATCACAAGGTGGCAAAAATTCAATGGATCGTTCTAGTGGTTCCGGAGTATTCGCCAGAGATCCAGATGCAATCCTCGATTTAATTGAGTTACCAGTCACGGAAGATCGATACATGGTTTTAGAGAATCAGGCAATTTGTGACACATATTCCAGAGCAATCAAGTTCTATAATCCTTCCTATGATGAAATAGGCCTTGACGATCAACTCAGCAAGAAGCAAATGAGCCATCACTTAATGACAGCCATTCAAGCACAACCAACGCTAGCGATCATAGAACAGGAACGTCAAAAAGCGGTTGAAGCGGCTAGACAATGTAGTGCTTGGCGATTAAATGGTACGTTGCGTGAGTTTCCGAGATTCAAGACGGTAAATGCTTGGTTCAAGTTTCCAGTTCATATTCTGGATGATTCGTTGCAGGATGTGCAAATTGAGGAAAACGCAAATGATAAGTGGAAAAAAGGCGTACAAAAATCAAACGAAAGTCGTTCGGAAAAAAGCAACAGAGAACTTGAGGAAGCATTTAATATTCTCAGCCCTAATGGTGAAGCGATCGGAGTTAATGAAGTAGCTGATTATTTAGATATAAAAAGAAATAGCGTTTATACCAGAGTAAAAAAACATGGGAAATTTGAAATCAACAGTGGTGAAATGACAAGGATCGAAAATGATAAATAA
- a CDS encoding RusA family crossover junction endodeoxyribonuclease, producing the protein MIEFFLHMVPPETTHQQKKVHVVNNKPVFYEPDDLKAARSKLMTHLAKHVPDERMGGPVRMTIKWCFPIVGDHTNGEYKYTKPDLDNSNKLIQDCLTKLNFWKDDSYVVSLIAEKFWSDIPGIYIRIEAI; encoded by the coding sequence TTGATTGAATTTTTTCTACACATGGTGCCCCCAGAAACAACCCATCAACAAAAGAAAGTTCATGTTGTCAATAATAAGCCAGTGTTTTATGAGCCAGATGATCTAAAGGCTGCACGATCTAAATTGATGACACATCTAGCCAAGCATGTTCCAGATGAACGAATGGGCGGACCAGTAAGAATGACCATAAAGTGGTGTTTTCCAATTGTTGGTGATCATACCAATGGTGAGTACAAATATACAAAACCTGATCTGGACAACAGCAATAAGTTGATTCAGGATTGTTTAACGAAATTAAATTTCTGGAAAGATGATTCCTATGTGGTCAGTTTGATTGCTGAAAAGTTCTGGTCGGACATTCCAG